A section of the Etheostoma cragini isolate CJK2018 chromosome 12, CSU_Ecrag_1.0, whole genome shotgun sequence genome encodes:
- the fuz gene encoding protein fuzzy homolog, producing the protein MTMLQHGSTQLLCLTASSGVPLFTRGAAKQLPFSVIGSLNGVHMFGAGQGVVLSCCETEGGGKVVWRVFQDSVMLIAVSGGEQGGACSSKEEQVRLQRLLDNVWSCMVLVLGQDELTNVKNVERLKRDLRSCFSLIDQLLEDRQEGILGNLTHCADSLLPPNPTLLQEAVDGFAQAADSEFSCLIVHGRIAAATEKWWRLAPQEVVLLSALLRSLSASGSVSCDYPVFLPQGSPTVAHRLLRFQLLPGADVCVLCGPTPSLHSAESGLVGRFWTPLVETLRDCLAVGERCLPGSVSLRPDVLALLLINRETRRSVSCVRTSTNHPIGDPLLPSKARCWELLKLLYIFSTTRYFNQEEIVCVLPEDKTQRSNTEDFVLGFSHQPLQCYLVTEECKSYGLQTPQHQLFLLIPLAVPTFALRTVATQTLSDIVSATGF; encoded by the coding sequence ATGACGATGCTCCAGCATGGGTCAACGCAGCTCCTTTGCCTCACAGCCAGCAGTGGGGTGCCTCTTTTCACAAGAGGAGCCGCCAAACAGCTACCCTTCTCTGTCATCGGCTCCCTGAATGGTGTCCACATGTTCGGGGCAGGTCAGGGAGTGGTGTTGTCTTGCTGTGAGACTGAAGGTGGGGGTAAAGTAGTTTGGAGAGTTTTCCAGGACAGTGTGATGCTCATCGCTGTGAGCGGAGGTGAACAAGGTGGTGCATGCAGCAGCAAAGAGGAGCAGGTCCGCTTACAACGCCTCCTGGACAATGTGTGGAGCTGCATGGTGCTGGTGTTGGGGCAGGATGAGCTGACCAATGTGAAGAATGTTGAGAGGCTGAAGAGGGACTTGCGATCCTGCTTCAGCCTCATTgatcagctgttggaggacagACAAGAGGGCATCCTGGGTAACTTGACCCACTGCGCTGATTCACTGCTGCCTCCAAACCCCACTCTTCTTCAAGAGGCCGTGGATGGCTTTGCTCAGGCTGCGGACAGTGAATTTAGCTGCCTCATCGTCCATGGACGGATAGCTGCAGCAACTGAGAAGTGGTGGCGCCTGGCACCCCAGGAGGTTGTGCTGCTGTCTGCTTTGTTGCGGTCCCTCTCAGCCTCTGGATCAGTCTCTTGTGATTACCCAGTTTTCCTTCCTCAGGGCAGCCCCACCGTGGCCCACCGCCTGCTCCGCTTCCAGCTGCTCCCTGGGGCAGACGTGTGTGTGCTGTGCGGCCCAACCCCGTCCCTGCACAGTGCCGAGAGTGGGCTGGTGGGTCGTTTCTGGACACCCCTGGTGGAGACCCTGAGAGACTGTCTGGCTGTTGGAGAGCGCTGCTTACCAGGATCTGTATCTCTGCGCCCTGATGTGCTGGCACTTCTTCTCATCAACCGTGAAACGCGACGCTCAGTCTCCTGTGTGCGGACTTCCACTAATCATCCAATCGGGGACCCTCTTTTACCCTCCAAGGCCCGCTGCTGGGAGCTACTGAAGCTCTTGTACATCTTCAGCACGACACGCTACTTCAACCAGGAggagattgtgtgtgtcttgccAGAGGATAAGACTCAGAGAAGCAACACTGAAGACTTTGTGCTTGGATTCTCCCATCAGCCGCTACAGTGCTATCTGGTTACAGAAGAATGCAAAAGCTATGGACTTCAGACACCACAGCACCAGCTCTTCCTGCTCATCCCACTGGCAGTGCCCACCTTTGCACTGCGGACGGTGGCCACACAGACTCTCTCTGACATAGTCTCAGCCACCGggttttaa
- the LOC117953736 gene encoding guanine nucleotide-binding protein G(I)/G(S)/G(O) subunit gamma-5: MSGSSNLVAMKKVVQQLRFEASINRVKVSQAAADLQQFCMQNATQDPLLTGVSSSTNPFRPQKVCSFL; the protein is encoded by the exons ATGTCGGGTTCTTCTAATCTTGTAGCTATGAAAAAAGTCGTGCAGCAGCTCCGTTTCGAGGCCAGCATTAACAGAGTGAAG GTGTCTCAGGCAGCTGCAGAccttcaacagttttgcatgcAGAACGCCACGCAGGACCCTTTGCTCACCGGTGTGTCCTCCAGCACCAACCCTTTCAGGCCACAGAAGGTCTGCTCCTTCTTGTGA
- the gpt2l gene encoding alanine aminotransferase 2-like isoform X1, which produces MSATRLQLLAHRNVPLLSRGPNELIAGGGPRVRTLTSQTLSSPARALSSLSATRRGLPKEKMSENGVRCRAKVLTIDSMNPTVKKVEYAVRGPIVLRAVELERELSEGMKKPFSEVIKANIGDAHAMGQQPITFFRQVLALCSYPELLNDSTFPEDAKSRARRILQSCGGNSMGSYTASQGIESVRQDVARYIERRDGGVPCDPDDIYLTTGASDGIVTMLKLLVCGEGATRTGVMISIPQYPLYSAALAELGAVQINYYLNEEKCWSMDISELQRALDEARRHCNPRALCVINPGNPTGQVQSRQCIEDVIRFAANERLFLLADEVYQDNVYAEGCQFHSFKKVLFEMGPEYSDTVELVSFHSTSKCYMGECGFRGGYMEIINMDDEVKAQLTKLVSVRLCPPVPGQALMDLVVNPPQPGEPSHNTFIKERTATLSALAEKAKLTEHVLNTIQGISCNPVQGAMYSFPCITIPEKAIQEAMDKGQEPDMFYCMKMLEETGICLVPGSGFGQTDGTYHFRMTILPPTDKLTILLNKVKEFHQKFTQQYS; this is translated from the exons ATGTCAGCCACGCGGTTGCAGTTGCTGGCTCACAGAAACGTCCCGCTTTTAAGCCGGGGGCCAAACGAATTGATAGCCGGTGGGGGTCCCAGAGTCCGAACACTCACATCTCAAACTCTGTCCTCTCCCGCCAGAGCTTTATCGAGTCTGAGCGCGACTCGGCGTGGGCTTCCCAAAGAGAAGATGTCCGAGAATGGAGTGCGGTGCCGGGCCAAGGTGTTGACCATCGACAGTATGAACCCCACGGTGAAGAAGGTGGAGTACGCCGTGCGGGGGCCCATCGTGCTGCGGGCTGTGGAGCTAGAGAGGGAGCTCTCTGAG GGAATGAAGAAGCCCTTTTCGGAGGTCATCAAGGCCAACATTGGTGACGCTCATGCTATGGGCCAGCAGCCAATCACTTTCTTTCGACAG GTCCTGGCACTGTGCTCTTACCCCGAACTGCTGAATGACAGCACATTCCCAGAGGATGCTAAAAGTAGAGCACGCCGCATTCTGCAGTCCTGTGGAGGGAACAGTATGG GTTCCTACACGGCCAGTCAGGGCATAGAGTCTGTGCGTCAGGATGTGGCCCGCTACATTGAGCGAAGAGATGGCGGCGTGCCCTGCGACCCAGACGACATTTATCTCACCACAGGGGCCAGCGACGGCATTGTG ACCATGCTGAAGCTGCTGGTGTGTGGCGAGGGTGCGACCCGTACAGGCGTCATGATCTCCATACCTCAGTATCCCCTGTACTCGGCTGCGTTGGCCGAATTGGGCGCCGTGCAGATCAACTATTACCTTAATGAGGAGAAGTGCTGGAGTATGGACATCAGCGAGTTGCAGCGCGCCCTGGATGAGGCCCGGCGCCACTGCAACCCGCGAGCGCTGTGCGTCATCAACCCTGGAAACCCCACCG GGCAGGTTCAGAGCAGACAGTGCATTGAGGATGTAATCCGATTTGCAGCAAATGAACGTCTCTTCCTCCTGGCCGACGAG GTGTACCAGGACAATGTGTATGCTGAAGGTTGCCAGTTCCACTCTTTTAAGAAGGTTCTGTTTGAAATGGGGCCAGAGTACTCAGATACAGTGGAGCTGGTATCGTTCCACTCCACCTCCAAATGTTACATGGGAGA gTGTGGCTTCCGTGGAGGCTACATGGAGATCATCAACATGGACGATGAGGTGAAGGCACAGCTGACCAAGCTcgtgtctgtccgtctgtgtcCTCCTGTTCCTGGACAGGCTCTAATGGACCTTGTGGTCAACCCCCCTCAGCCTGGGGAACCGTCACATAACACCTTTATCAAG GAGCGCACAGCCACCTTAAGTGCCTTAGCAGAGAAGGCCAAGCTCACAGAACACGTTCTCAACACTATTCAAGGCATCAGCTGTAATCCTGTTCAGGGTGCTATGTACTCCTTCCCTTGCATAACCATCCCTGAAAAGGCCATCCAAGAAGCCATG GACAAAGGTCAGGAGCCCGATATGTTTTACTGCATGAAGATGCTGGAGGAGACGGGGATCTGCCTTGTACCTGGAAGCGGCTTTGGCCAGACTGATGGAACCTATCACTTCAG AATGACTATCTTGCCACCAACAGACAAGCTGACGATCCTGCTGAACAAAGTCAAGGAGTTCCATCAGAAATTCACACAGCAGTATTCTTAA
- the gpt2l gene encoding alanine aminotransferase 2-like isoform X2 codes for MNHGTTLLWKQRALSSLSATRRGLPKEKMSENGVRCRAKVLTIDSMNPTVKKVEYAVRGPIVLRAVELERELSEGMKKPFSEVIKANIGDAHAMGQQPITFFRQVLALCSYPELLNDSTFPEDAKSRARRILQSCGGNSMGSYTASQGIESVRQDVARYIERRDGGVPCDPDDIYLTTGASDGIVTMLKLLVCGEGATRTGVMISIPQYPLYSAALAELGAVQINYYLNEEKCWSMDISELQRALDEARRHCNPRALCVINPGNPTGQVQSRQCIEDVIRFAANERLFLLADEVYQDNVYAEGCQFHSFKKVLFEMGPEYSDTVELVSFHSTSKCYMGECGFRGGYMEIINMDDEVKAQLTKLVSVRLCPPVPGQALMDLVVNPPQPGEPSHNTFIKERTATLSALAEKAKLTEHVLNTIQGISCNPVQGAMYSFPCITIPEKAIQEAMDKGQEPDMFYCMKMLEETGICLVPGSGFGQTDGTYHFRMTILPPTDKLTILLNKVKEFHQKFTQQYS; via the exons ATGAATCATGGGACAACGTTACTGTGGAAACAACG AGCTTTATCGAGTCTGAGCGCGACTCGGCGTGGGCTTCCCAAAGAGAAGATGTCCGAGAATGGAGTGCGGTGCCGGGCCAAGGTGTTGACCATCGACAGTATGAACCCCACGGTGAAGAAGGTGGAGTACGCCGTGCGGGGGCCCATCGTGCTGCGGGCTGTGGAGCTAGAGAGGGAGCTCTCTGAG GGAATGAAGAAGCCCTTTTCGGAGGTCATCAAGGCCAACATTGGTGACGCTCATGCTATGGGCCAGCAGCCAATCACTTTCTTTCGACAG GTCCTGGCACTGTGCTCTTACCCCGAACTGCTGAATGACAGCACATTCCCAGAGGATGCTAAAAGTAGAGCACGCCGCATTCTGCAGTCCTGTGGAGGGAACAGTATGG GTTCCTACACGGCCAGTCAGGGCATAGAGTCTGTGCGTCAGGATGTGGCCCGCTACATTGAGCGAAGAGATGGCGGCGTGCCCTGCGACCCAGACGACATTTATCTCACCACAGGGGCCAGCGACGGCATTGTG ACCATGCTGAAGCTGCTGGTGTGTGGCGAGGGTGCGACCCGTACAGGCGTCATGATCTCCATACCTCAGTATCCCCTGTACTCGGCTGCGTTGGCCGAATTGGGCGCCGTGCAGATCAACTATTACCTTAATGAGGAGAAGTGCTGGAGTATGGACATCAGCGAGTTGCAGCGCGCCCTGGATGAGGCCCGGCGCCACTGCAACCCGCGAGCGCTGTGCGTCATCAACCCTGGAAACCCCACCG GGCAGGTTCAGAGCAGACAGTGCATTGAGGATGTAATCCGATTTGCAGCAAATGAACGTCTCTTCCTCCTGGCCGACGAG GTGTACCAGGACAATGTGTATGCTGAAGGTTGCCAGTTCCACTCTTTTAAGAAGGTTCTGTTTGAAATGGGGCCAGAGTACTCAGATACAGTGGAGCTGGTATCGTTCCACTCCACCTCCAAATGTTACATGGGAGA gTGTGGCTTCCGTGGAGGCTACATGGAGATCATCAACATGGACGATGAGGTGAAGGCACAGCTGACCAAGCTcgtgtctgtccgtctgtgtcCTCCTGTTCCTGGACAGGCTCTAATGGACCTTGTGGTCAACCCCCCTCAGCCTGGGGAACCGTCACATAACACCTTTATCAAG GAGCGCACAGCCACCTTAAGTGCCTTAGCAGAGAAGGCCAAGCTCACAGAACACGTTCTCAACACTATTCAAGGCATCAGCTGTAATCCTGTTCAGGGTGCTATGTACTCCTTCCCTTGCATAACCATCCCTGAAAAGGCCATCCAAGAAGCCATG GACAAAGGTCAGGAGCCCGATATGTTTTACTGCATGAAGATGCTGGAGGAGACGGGGATCTGCCTTGTACCTGGAAGCGGCTTTGGCCAGACTGATGGAACCTATCACTTCAG AATGACTATCTTGCCACCAACAGACAAGCTGACGATCCTGCTGAACAAAGTCAAGGAGTTCCATCAGAAATTCACACAGCAGTATTCTTAA
- the gpt2l gene encoding alanine aminotransferase 2-like isoform X3 yields MKKPFSEVIKANIGDAHAMGQQPITFFRQVLALCSYPELLNDSTFPEDAKSRARRILQSCGGNSMGSYTASQGIESVRQDVARYIERRDGGVPCDPDDIYLTTGASDGIVTMLKLLVCGEGATRTGVMISIPQYPLYSAALAELGAVQINYYLNEEKCWSMDISELQRALDEARRHCNPRALCVINPGNPTGQVQSRQCIEDVIRFAANERLFLLADEVYQDNVYAEGCQFHSFKKVLFEMGPEYSDTVELVSFHSTSKCYMGECGFRGGYMEIINMDDEVKAQLTKLVSVRLCPPVPGQALMDLVVNPPQPGEPSHNTFIKERTATLSALAEKAKLTEHVLNTIQGISCNPVQGAMYSFPCITIPEKAIQEAMDKGQEPDMFYCMKMLEETGICLVPGSGFGQTDGTYHFRMTILPPTDKLTILLNKVKEFHQKFTQQYS; encoded by the exons ATGAAGAAGCCCTTTTCGGAGGTCATCAAGGCCAACATTGGTGACGCTCATGCTATGGGCCAGCAGCCAATCACTTTCTTTCGACAG GTCCTGGCACTGTGCTCTTACCCCGAACTGCTGAATGACAGCACATTCCCAGAGGATGCTAAAAGTAGAGCACGCCGCATTCTGCAGTCCTGTGGAGGGAACAGTATGG GTTCCTACACGGCCAGTCAGGGCATAGAGTCTGTGCGTCAGGATGTGGCCCGCTACATTGAGCGAAGAGATGGCGGCGTGCCCTGCGACCCAGACGACATTTATCTCACCACAGGGGCCAGCGACGGCATTGTG ACCATGCTGAAGCTGCTGGTGTGTGGCGAGGGTGCGACCCGTACAGGCGTCATGATCTCCATACCTCAGTATCCCCTGTACTCGGCTGCGTTGGCCGAATTGGGCGCCGTGCAGATCAACTATTACCTTAATGAGGAGAAGTGCTGGAGTATGGACATCAGCGAGTTGCAGCGCGCCCTGGATGAGGCCCGGCGCCACTGCAACCCGCGAGCGCTGTGCGTCATCAACCCTGGAAACCCCACCG GGCAGGTTCAGAGCAGACAGTGCATTGAGGATGTAATCCGATTTGCAGCAAATGAACGTCTCTTCCTCCTGGCCGACGAG GTGTACCAGGACAATGTGTATGCTGAAGGTTGCCAGTTCCACTCTTTTAAGAAGGTTCTGTTTGAAATGGGGCCAGAGTACTCAGATACAGTGGAGCTGGTATCGTTCCACTCCACCTCCAAATGTTACATGGGAGA gTGTGGCTTCCGTGGAGGCTACATGGAGATCATCAACATGGACGATGAGGTGAAGGCACAGCTGACCAAGCTcgtgtctgtccgtctgtgtcCTCCTGTTCCTGGACAGGCTCTAATGGACCTTGTGGTCAACCCCCCTCAGCCTGGGGAACCGTCACATAACACCTTTATCAAG GAGCGCACAGCCACCTTAAGTGCCTTAGCAGAGAAGGCCAAGCTCACAGAACACGTTCTCAACACTATTCAAGGCATCAGCTGTAATCCTGTTCAGGGTGCTATGTACTCCTTCCCTTGCATAACCATCCCTGAAAAGGCCATCCAAGAAGCCATG GACAAAGGTCAGGAGCCCGATATGTTTTACTGCATGAAGATGCTGGAGGAGACGGGGATCTGCCTTGTACCTGGAAGCGGCTTTGGCCAGACTGATGGAACCTATCACTTCAG AATGACTATCTTGCCACCAACAGACAAGCTGACGATCCTGCTGAACAAAGTCAAGGAGTTCCATCAGAAATTCACACAGCAGTATTCTTAA